A section of the Cumulibacter manganitolerans genome encodes:
- a CDS encoding protein adenylyltransferase SelO produces MDWRFDNTYARELDGFYVPWDPAVPPAPRLVALNTELAAELGLDPGVLAGEEGVAALSGAVVPEGATPLAQAYSGHQFGQLSPMLGDGRAVLLGEIVDRHGNRRDIAFKGSGRTQFSRGGDGKAVLGPVLREYVVGEAMHALGIPTTRALAAATTGEQVLRDGGVQPGAILTRVAASHLRVGTFQMAAHHGTVEHVRRLADYAMARHYPEVAPGDYAGFLSAVIARQAELIASWMSIGFIHGVMNTDNMTISGETIDYGPCAFLDAYDEDQVFSSIDTGGRYRYGQQPPIALWNLSRFAETLLGLLAEDGDVDAAIADATERVEAFVAAYDAARAARLRAKLGLAGAVESDGVLIGDLLSMMAMNRLDFTSTFRGLARVLRGEPDDVREHVLDLAAYDAWQARWRQRLGETDRTATAAAMDAVNPVYIPRNHLVEEALAAAVDGDLAPFEQLLSVVREPFTERPGLDRYAEPAPAEFTTGYVTYCGT; encoded by the coding sequence ATGGACTGGCGGTTCGACAACACGTACGCGCGGGAGCTGGACGGGTTCTACGTGCCCTGGGACCCGGCCGTCCCGCCGGCCCCCCGGCTCGTCGCGCTGAACACCGAGCTGGCCGCGGAGCTCGGGCTCGACCCCGGCGTCCTGGCCGGTGAGGAGGGCGTCGCGGCCCTGTCGGGCGCCGTCGTGCCCGAGGGTGCCACGCCGCTGGCGCAGGCGTACTCCGGTCATCAGTTCGGCCAGCTCAGCCCGATGCTCGGCGACGGGCGGGCGGTGCTGCTCGGCGAGATCGTCGACCGGCACGGCAACCGCCGCGACATCGCGTTCAAGGGCTCCGGGCGCACCCAGTTCTCCCGCGGTGGCGACGGCAAGGCGGTCCTCGGGCCGGTGCTGCGCGAGTACGTCGTCGGAGAGGCGATGCACGCCCTCGGCATCCCGACCACGCGGGCGCTCGCCGCGGCCACGACCGGCGAGCAGGTGCTCCGGGACGGCGGCGTCCAGCCCGGCGCGATCCTGACCCGCGTCGCGGCGTCCCACCTGCGGGTCGGCACGTTCCAGATGGCGGCGCACCACGGCACCGTGGAGCACGTCCGCAGGCTGGCCGACTACGCGATGGCGCGGCACTATCCCGAGGTGGCGCCCGGCGACTACGCCGGCTTCCTCAGCGCCGTCATCGCCCGCCAGGCCGAGCTGATCGCCTCGTGGATGAGCATCGGGTTCATCCACGGGGTGATGAACACCGACAACATGACCATCTCGGGCGAGACGATCGACTACGGGCCCTGCGCCTTCCTGGACGCGTACGACGAGGACCAGGTCTTCAGCTCGATCGACACCGGCGGACGCTACCGATACGGACAGCAGCCGCCGATCGCGTTGTGGAACCTCTCCCGGTTCGCCGAGACGCTCCTCGGCCTGCTCGCCGAGGACGGCGACGTCGACGCCGCGATCGCCGACGCGACGGAACGCGTGGAGGCGTTCGTTGCGGCGTACGACGCGGCACGGGCGGCGCGGTTGCGGGCCAAGCTCGGGCTGGCCGGCGCGGTCGAGTCCGACGGCGTGCTGATCGGCGACCTGCTGTCGATGATGGCGATGAACCGGCTGGACTTCACCTCCACCTTCCGGGGCCTGGCCCGCGTGCTGCGCGGCGAGCCGGACGACGTCCGCGAGCACGTGCTCGACCTCGCGGCGTACGACGCCTGGCAGGCGCGCTGGCGGCAACGGCTGGGGGAGACGGACCGGACCGCGACCGCCGCAGCCATGGACGCGGTCAACCCGGTGTACATCCCGCGCAACCATCTCGTCGAGGAGGCGCTCGCCGCGGCCGTGGACGGCGACCTGGCGCCCTTCGAACAGCTCCTCTCGGTGGTCCGCGAGCCGTTCACCGAACGTCCCGGGCTCGACCGCTACGCCGAGCCGGCGCCCGCCGAGTTCACCACCGGGTACGTCACCTACTGCGGCACCTGA